The Vicia villosa cultivar HV-30 ecotype Madison, WI unplaced genomic scaffold, Vvil1.0 ctg.000436F_1_1, whole genome shotgun sequence genome includes a window with the following:
- the LOC131628238 gene encoding putative inactive glutathione hydrolase 4 isoform X3: protein MPPPSGGPPLMLFARVLRIDINDNRTYSSSHYGGKWNQIKDHGTSHLSIINSERNAVSMSATVNEYFGAKILSPSTGIVLNNEMNDFFMPVNASKDVPAPAPANFIAPGKRPLSSMTPIIALKDGKVKAVVGASGGIRIIAATSEVLLNHFVKGMDPFSSVTAPRVYYQLIPNVVDYENWTTVNGDHFKLSDNIRASLRRKGHVLQGLVGGTICQLIVSDISEHPGRNKGIGKLVAVSDPRKGGFPAGF from the exons ATGCCTCCTCCTTCTGGTGGACCTCCTTTGATGCTG TTCGCCCGAGTGCTGAGAATAGACATCAATGATAATAGGACTTATAGTTCCAGTCATTATGGTGGCAA GTGGAATCAGATAAAGGATCATGGTACAAGCCATTTAAGCATAATAAACTCTGAGAGAAATGCTGTTTCCATGTCTGCTACCGTAAATGAGTATTTTGGTGCAAAGATTCTTTCACCAAGTACAGGAATAGTGTTAAACAATGAGATGAATGATTTTTTCATGCCTGTGAATGCTTCCAAAGATGTTCCAGCACCAGCTCCTGCCAATTTCATCGCGCCGGGGAAGCGACCATTATCATCTATGACGCCAATTATTGCCCTCAAG GATGGGAAAGTGAAAGCAGTAGTAGGTGCAAGTGGGGGAATTAGGATCATTGCTGCAACTTCAGAGGTTCTTTTAAATCATTTTGTCAAAGGAATGGATCCGTTTTCTTCTGTAACAGCTCCAAGGGTCTATTATCAG CTGATACCTAATGTGGTTGATTACGAGAATTGGACAACTGTGAATGGCGACCACTTTAAACTTTCTGATAATATCAGAGCATCCCTTAGACGAAAGGGCCATGTCCTACAGGGACTTGTCGGTGGGACAATATGCCAACTTATAGTTTCAGACATTTCTGAGCATCCAGGAAGAAACAAAGGTATTGGAAAGCTTGTGGCAGTAAGTGATCCTAGAAAAGGTGGTTTTCCTGCAGGCTTTTGA
- the LOC131628238 gene encoding putative inactive glutathione hydrolase 4 isoform X2, with translation MPPPSGGPPLMLVSLFVMFFVVMKKGFANTIFLLLQLLNILAQYEFPSGLSGALGIHREIEALKHVFVVRMNLGDPDFVNITKVLSDMLSTKFARVLRIDINDNRTYSSSHYGGKWNQIKDHGTSHLSIINSERNAVSMSATVNEYFGAKILSPSTGIVLNNEMNDFFMPVNASKDVPAPAPANFIAPGKRPLSSMTPIIALKDGKVKAVVGASGGIRIIAATSEVLLNHFVKGMDPFSSVTAPRVYYQLIPNVVDYENWTTVNGDHFKLSDNIRASLRRKGHVLQGLVGGTICQLIVSDISEHPGRNKERGWYFHVGSSIKDRNAD, from the exons ATGCCTCCTCCTTCTGGTGGACCTCCTTTGATGCTGGTAAGTCTATTTGTTATGTTCTTTGTGGTGATGAAAAAGGGCTTCGCCAATACAATTTTTCTGTTACTACAACTGCTGAACATTCTAGCACAATATGAATTTCCTTCGGGACTTTCTGGTGCATTGGGGATCCATAGAGAAATCGAGGCTTTGAAACATGTATTTGTTGTTAGAATGAATCTTGGCGATCCTGATTTTGTAAACATAACTAAAGTTCTTTCTGATATGCTTTCTACTAAGTTCGCCCGAGTGCTGAGAATAGACATCAATGATAATAGGACTTATAGTTCCAGTCATTATGGTGGCAA GTGGAATCAGATAAAGGATCATGGTACAAGCCATTTAAGCATAATAAACTCTGAGAGAAATGCTGTTTCCATGTCTGCTACCGTAAATGAGTATTTTGGTGCAAAGATTCTTTCACCAAGTACAGGAATAGTGTTAAACAATGAGATGAATGATTTTTTCATGCCTGTGAATGCTTCCAAAGATGTTCCAGCACCAGCTCCTGCCAATTTCATCGCGCCGGGGAAGCGACCATTATCATCTATGACGCCAATTATTGCCCTCAAG GATGGGAAAGTGAAAGCAGTAGTAGGTGCAAGTGGGGGAATTAGGATCATTGCTGCAACTTCAGAGGTTCTTTTAAATCATTTTGTCAAAGGAATGGATCCGTTTTCTTCTGTAACAGCTCCAAGGGTCTATTATCAG CTGATACCTAATGTGGTTGATTACGAGAATTGGACAACTGTGAATGGCGACCACTTTAAACTTTCTGATAATATCAGAGCATCCCTTAGACGAAAGGGCCATGTCCTACAGGGACTTGTCGGTGGGACAATATGCCAACTTATAGTTTCAGACATTTCTGAGCATCCAGGAAGAAACAAAG AAAGGGGGTGGTATTTTCACGTTGGTAGCTCAATTAAGGATCGGAATGCCGATTAA
- the LOC131628238 gene encoding putative inactive glutathione hydrolase 4 isoform X1 — MPPPSGGPPLMLVSLFVMFFVVMKKGFANTIFLLLQLLNILAQYEFPSGLSGALGIHREIEALKHVFVVRMNLGDPDFVNITKVLSDMLSTKFARVLRIDINDNRTYSSSHYGGKWNQIKDHGTSHLSIINSERNAVSMSATVNEYFGAKILSPSTGIVLNNEMNDFFMPVNASKDVPAPAPANFIAPGKRPLSSMTPIIALKDGKVKAVVGASGGIRIIAATSEVLLNHFVKGMDPFSSVTAPRVYYQLIPNVVDYENWTTVNGDHFKLSDNIRASLRRKGHVLQGLVGGTICQLIVSDISEHPGRNKGIGKLVAVSDPRKGGFPAGF, encoded by the exons ATGCCTCCTCCTTCTGGTGGACCTCCTTTGATGCTGGTAAGTCTATTTGTTATGTTCTTTGTGGTGATGAAAAAGGGCTTCGCCAATACAATTTTTCTGTTACTACAACTGCTGAACATTCTAGCACAATATGAATTTCCTTCGGGACTTTCTGGTGCATTGGGGATCCATAGAGAAATCGAGGCTTTGAAACATGTATTTGTTGTTAGAATGAATCTTGGCGATCCTGATTTTGTAAACATAACTAAAGTTCTTTCTGATATGCTTTCTACTAAGTTCGCCCGAGTGCTGAGAATAGACATCAATGATAATAGGACTTATAGTTCCAGTCATTATGGTGGCAA GTGGAATCAGATAAAGGATCATGGTACAAGCCATTTAAGCATAATAAACTCTGAGAGAAATGCTGTTTCCATGTCTGCTACCGTAAATGAGTATTTTGGTGCAAAGATTCTTTCACCAAGTACAGGAATAGTGTTAAACAATGAGATGAATGATTTTTTCATGCCTGTGAATGCTTCCAAAGATGTTCCAGCACCAGCTCCTGCCAATTTCATCGCGCCGGGGAAGCGACCATTATCATCTATGACGCCAATTATTGCCCTCAAG GATGGGAAAGTGAAAGCAGTAGTAGGTGCAAGTGGGGGAATTAGGATCATTGCTGCAACTTCAGAGGTTCTTTTAAATCATTTTGTCAAAGGAATGGATCCGTTTTCTTCTGTAACAGCTCCAAGGGTCTATTATCAG CTGATACCTAATGTGGTTGATTACGAGAATTGGACAACTGTGAATGGCGACCACTTTAAACTTTCTGATAATATCAGAGCATCCCTTAGACGAAAGGGCCATGTCCTACAGGGACTTGTCGGTGGGACAATATGCCAACTTATAGTTTCAGACATTTCTGAGCATCCAGGAAGAAACAAAGGTATTGGAAAGCTTGTGGCAGTAAGTGATCCTAGAAAAGGTGGTTTTCCTGCAGGCTTTTGA